The segment GGCCAACGGTGGCCCACGTGGCCTGGTGATATTGGTAATATAAGGTTCAAAGCGGTTGCCTGTCACGAAAAGTGGAACGCGCGACCGGCCAACCAGTATTCTTCGATGCTCTCGGCGTCGGGCTCGTGTTACTGCGCTCCCACGCCTCAGTTGCTGTCGCTGTAGCGGCCGTCGCTCCTGCGGTGCTGAGGGTAAAGCTCCACGGCGGCTCGGCGAGGGATGACCGTGAGTTGACTGACTTTTACTAGTCTTACGCTACATAAACCTGTTTGTGACCAAATTTAGTGTCTCAAATTTATGTGGGCCGCTGGCGACCCACATGGCCTGTTGATAAAGTGACTATGACTTGTCGCTCTGATAGTTTGTGCAACCTAAAACGAGATCGAATATTTAGCCATTTTAGGGTAgctgaaaacattacacgattaaatgtttttttttccccaGTATACATGAAACCAGGTGAATGGCCGCGTCTAGTGGTCACGGCCCTCGCCCGCGGCGTGCTCGGCGCGCTGTGCGGGCTCGGCTGGGCCGCGGCGTCCGGAGCGGGCCTGCACATGTTGTCCCCTCTGGCGTTCTATAGCCACCCCTGGTTGTTAGCACCGCTGTACGCCGTGCCTGGTAAGTTTTAAAGTGAAATAATGTTAAATGGATAAGTCAGTAGGTTCCTTAGAAATGGTAACGGTATTATAAATATGAAGTATCGATGTTTTTTTGTACTATACACTCTTTATATAGGAATAGGATTTAATTAGGctcaaataagcttaaaataatagtaaattgtTGCGTTCAAATATATTAGGGCCGCCGGTGGCCCGTTGTGGTTTGGTGATAAAGTTGCTAATAACTTAGCGATCTACTGTAATGATTTTATGCCCGCAAAACGCTGAGAGTGtaggttttgtttttttcttacgAAGGTTAATGGTCGCGGTTAGCAAGGAGCATTCTAGCCGGCGCGCCGTGTGGATTACGGCAAGAATACTTTAGCTTAGTATGTCATGGCCATTTGAATCGGATACCAACATAATGTATTGACAGCGGTAGCGGTAGCCTGGCTGGCCACGCTGAGGCTGACGCGGCGGTGCGCGCCGGCGCTGCGCGGCCCGGCGGgcggggcgcgcgcgcggctCGCGGGGGACGCGCTGTGCGCCGCCTGGGCCGCGCTGCTGCTGCTGTGCACGCTGCGGGCGCTGCGCTCGGGGTTAGTACTGTAGCGGTAGCCTGGCTGGCCACGCTGAGGCTGACGCGGCGGTGCGCGCCGGCGCTGCGCGGCCCGGCGGGCgggggcgcgcgcgcggctCGCGGGGGACGCGCTGTGCGCCGCCTGGGCCGCGCTGCTGCTGCTGTGCACGCTGCGGGCGCTGCGCTCGGGGTTAGTACTGTAGCGGTAGCCTGGCTGGCCACGCTGAGGCTGACGCGGCGGTGCGCGCCGGCGCTGCGCGGCCCGGCGGgcggggcgcgcgcgcggctCGCGGGGGACGCGCTGTGCGCCGCCTGGGCCGCGCTGCTGCTGCTGTGCACGCTGCGGGCGCTGCGCTCGGGGTTAGTACTGTAGCGGTAGCCTGGCTGGCCACGCTGAGGCTGACGCGGCGGTGCGCGCCGGCGCTGCGCGGCCCGGCGGgcggggcgcgcgcgcggctCGCGGGGGACGCGCTGTGCGCCGCCTGGGCCGCGCTGCTGCTGCTGTGCACGCTGCGGGCGCTGCGCTCGGGGTTAGTACTGTAGCGGTAGCCTGGCTGGCCACGCTGAGGCTGACGCGGCGGTGCGCGCCGGCGCTGCGCGGCCCGGCGGgcggggcgcgcgcgcggctCGCGGGGGACGCGCTGTGCGCCGCCTGGGCCGCGCTGCTGCTGCTGTGCACGCTGCGGGCGCTGCGCTCGGGGTTAGTACTGTAGCGGTAGCCTGGCTGGCCACGCTGAGGCTGACGCGGCGGTGCGCGCCGGCGCTGCGCGGCCCGGCGGgcggggcgcgcgcgcggctCGCGGGGGACGCGCTGTGCGCCGCCTGGGCCGCGCTGCTGCTGCTGTGCACGCTGCGGGCGCTGCGCTCGGGGTTAGTACTGTAGCGGTAGCCTGGCTGGCCACGCTGAGGCTGACGCGGCGGTGCGCGCCGGCGCTGCGCGGCCCGGCGGgcggggcgcgcgcgcggctCGCGGGGGACGCGCTGTGCGCCGCCTGGGCCGCGCTGCTGCTGCTGTGCACGCTGCGGGCGCTGCGCTCGGGGTTAGTACTGTAGCGGTAGCCTGGCTGGCCACGCTGAGGCTGACGCGGCGGTGCGCGCCGGCGCTGCGCGGCCCGGCGGgcggggcgcgcgcgcggctCGCGGGGGACGCGCTGTGCGCCGCCTGGGCCGCGCTGCTGCTGCTGTGCATGCTGCGGGCACTGCGGTCGGGGTACTCATTCTTAGACAGTTTAATTAACGTTAAGagaattactttaaaatatatatattcaataTAGAAAATTCTGTAGCCAGTCCACGTGGGCTGCCAGTGCCCCACAAGACGTTGAAAACTCGGTTAAGCGTTTTATCAATCGCACATACTTCACCCGATGTCGCATTTATATTAAAGTACTTATCATTAGTGTTAGCACCATCAACCATCAACATCAACGTCACCATAATGATTACAAAATAGCATGTTAGTATAAGTTCAATGCTTTTCAGATTCCTTCCAGCCCTGTGGACAGTGGGCCTGGCCACCTCCGGCATCGTGGCATACTCGCTACGTCTCCGCGGCGGCGCCGCCCTGCTGTGCTGGAGCGTGggcgccgcgctgcccgcgctgcaGACTGGATACGTGGCGCTCGACGCGCTGGCCATGTTCGTGCCCATCATGGGCCGCGCTGGACCGGTGCCACACGACGTCAGTATTTCCacttttcaatgtttttttagcaATGTTTTTAAGGTAGATCAATTAAGAggggctctcaactttatcttgatatcaaTGTCATTTAAGCTATTAGGCCAAGATTGGTGTGGTTTTCGAAATTAACACAACAGGACTGTAAAATTGGTTTTTAAACGgcttgtcatatttttttggcctacagttcaaaagttagataGAAGGAGGAAGACACAGTTTTTTGCTTTCGgaacgattatttccgaaaatattcactttaataaaaaaggtttattgataaattaaaaattaaaaaattaaaatttgtttatttcgagtaacataatgactcatacatattaatttggaaCACTAGACTTAAACACTATACTACAAATACGAATAACCCCTTTCTTTGAAATTCGTTTTGAAAGTCCCATCCAACGACACCCAACACCAGTTGAAGCAATAGCAAAAATGTCATCCCCACGTGTAGGACAGGcactccatttttttttttacttacgacattgtctgatttatttatttatatatccaagccaaattgcagctttctagcattaaCGATCACAAAGCCTCGGAAGGCCAGACAGGGCGATACTATAGTTGACCCTATAAAAAGCGAATAATCATAAGAGAAAGTTAGTGATTATCGTCCCGAATTAATGATGGCAATGTATTATGTACATACCCTGGGGTTTTGGTTGCAGGAATGATTtggtttatttataactttgttcattataaaaaaaaagttaccaaacTACGTATTGAAAATTGGTAGTAAGTTCAAAATGTGCTTTGAAATGTTAAAAACTTTGCTTTTACAgttattgtcatttttttggCTATTGTAAGACGTTCCCGGACCCAAACTTCCGGGGTATGCTACGTACATATCCGTTATACGCGCATTGGTCTCGCAGATAGTGATGGGCGTGATATCGGCATCGCTAGCAATGGCGGCTTGCTGCTGGCTGCTGCCGCTGGTGGCTGTAGCTCGAAAGCCACATCGACTAGCTGCAGCAATGCTGGCGCTACAAGCAGTTACGTTCGCTGCAGTACTGTTGACGCCGTTGGGTAACCCTTACAGGTTCAGTTTTATAATACATCTACTAAACACAACGTAACAAATACAGTGTCTCTTTAAGCTAAGAtagaaatttattaaattatcgtttaacttattttatttaccacatcatcctgtgtgcaacgtgatgttatttttacgtcatccACACTAAAATGTTCGAAACCTATAAGCATTTAGACCTATTCAGTAATATTTTCTTCGTTAATGTTTTCTTGTTAAATGTGCACGTCATGTTTTTACATTATTGGAAGTACATTAACACTCAGCCCCATATGGGTCGCTGGTGGCCCACACGGCCTgagagtaaaattttatttttcacaaaGCTTGGATGCGGTGACAGCTCATCTCGATACAGTTTGAACCGCACCGCACCCCAGCTATGGCGAAAATAATTTAGGGGCCGCCCGCAGCCCACATTGTGAGCcagcataattttttttgttgttcaaTGGTGCTGTCTATTACTAAGCTTACTGTAACAATATATTGTCTATTAATATCCGTTAAGTGTGTTGTTGTATTTGAATATGTAACCTTTTCTTATATAGTCCCACACGACCGCAACGACTAATGGTGTTCCACACGCGTCGCACCGACCACGTCACGGGGAAGCAAGAGAATCTATTCTGGATGCCGGATCTGGACAGCAACTCGCCGCATTCGCTCGACCCGTACGGTGTGTATTGTGGTTACGGGGTGGTAGTTTCAGTCGATGTATGAGTGTGGATATATTTGTATCTACAGAAGTAatgagaagttttttttaaataatcaatgtaaaaaaattcaTTGGTGTAAGCTATTGTCATTAAATCCTGGAGATTTTCATCAGTAAGTCGAGATcgaagtttatttttacaaatattataggtattttgACTCCGCTGTCGAATTAACGGCAGCCAGACGGCAGCAAAGAAGCGCGAATTATATAGCGGAGGAGGTAAATAATAAGAGGTCTgtaatctatataaaaaaaaaaaaaagataaagataaaaaatatgtttattgcacaagaaaggacacagaaaaagtatacatcggttgtttttaagagttggtgcataactagattgacaacagagtttcattgatataaataaaaatgaatcgtCAAAATGGATGTGATCGCATAACTTTCGAAAGaatggaccgatttggctaattttggtattgaaATATTCGTGGAAGTCCAGAGAAGGTTTAGACGGTgagaaaatattgaaaacttcCGAGAAAAATGGTAAAACAACGATATtcttttcccatacaaactgttcctaccTATCGTCCCGCCGGTGCCGTAAACTCGAGTCCCCGCAAATTGaataacgtattaaaataaagatttcGAATCGACAACATATATCCACAATATTTGAATTATCGCgtatttagattttaaatacaataacaataaaaagtgtCACTGTCACAAAGGATTGTCATTGTTGGTTGTTGAACTTTATGGGTGCGTTCAGAAATGGAATATGGTACAAAACCTGAccctaaatatttaaactacaaataaaacgaaattagagtcagaccaagctaagttagcagcgattttgatagcccagacgggctacgtgttatttttaacgtcaaacttctatgaaattatgacgtttacttaacacttgcatcgTCTGGTATATCAAAGTCTTGACTCTAGGAATCAGAGGTTAAATTGTAAAATacagccgccatcttgaatttctgcATTTTTGCTTTAAACAAGATGAAAATCAATATCTGAAGATCCGAAAGACGCTTTATTATGAATCTGAGgccaaaattgcaaaaataGGCCGGCATTTTTGTTCTGATCGAGATGAAAAAAAACTGCCATCTTGAATTTATGCCTTCCTGCTCTGATCAAATGCCACAACCGCTCCGAAAAAAATTGTACGCAGGGTACTTATTTGACAAGTCAGTAACATCTGTAAAAGAATGATTGGATAATCTGTGACATGCTAAAAGGGACcatacatttatataatacGAATACGATAGGTGATACGAAGTTCACCGGGTCAGCTAGTACAGAATAGAATATATTTGGtgcaaaattacaataaaatctttacttagatgtttatttatttaacctttattgcacactgcacttaatgccgtaaggcattttccaccagtcaaccaatggttAGATGTTCAACCTAAACGACTTGGCCGCGAGTCAAGGCTGCGATCCGCTTTTATTGACCACAAATATTTGGTATATCCATTTCCCAATCACTGAATGCAACGGTGCATCGGCAAAATACGTATGCTGTCGGTGACGTGTGATGTAACCCGGCGTGAAGGGATGACGTAGCACGGAAGCCTGTCGTAGTATGTCCTAGCATCATACCTGACACGTGGGATACATTGTATTAGATTACGTAGTCAGTAATACAAGTTGTTACTGTTTACTTAAGGTGCGCACAAAATAGATCGGCGGTCCGGACGGCGGCCCGCCATTTCATGACCCCTGGTAGGGACACTCGATCTGACCTTGGGATTTTCCCAATTCGTCGCGTCTTCTTTTTCCTCTTATCCCTAATATTTGCAATTGAACACGGAGAGTTATTTCTCAGTGGCCGCATTCAAGTCGGCCGTGGCCACGTCGGGCGCGGAGTGTTTGCGCTGGGTGTACTGCGGCGCGCCCTACTACCTGCCGGCGCGCGCCGTGGTGCCGCGCGGccacgccgcgcccgcgcccgcgccgccgctcACTACACTCGATGTGCAGTTGGACTTGCACAGGAACCCCGATGTGCTGACGATGAATGTTACAGGGCCGTCGCATGTGGTGAGTTATAGCTTCACATATTCAATAAAAGAAATTCCATTGTCATTTTTATCATGCTCTTGCTACGACTGTATATGAGAAGTTTTAGGCTGGGGTCTTTATCATCAGTTTGATTTACTGTTTGTTACATAggtaataaatgtaaacaatatgtgggaattagaaatgaaaaaaattgtggtcACTTAACAGAGCGGTTTGCCtttttaactattattatttccCCAGGTGGTAATACTATCGCCTGTGGAAGGCGTAAAAGTGTCCCACTACACAGCTAGCGGGGCGGGGGGTGGTGTGCCGGAAACAGCAGAACCATGGGGCTCGCGAGAAACATACTTCTTGGCGCTACATGACGCGCGCTTGCCCGCTCCCTGGCATCTCACCTTCGATTTAGAGGTAACTTGTCAGTAGTAAACTGTAGTTAGCTTTTACACGGACTAGACTGATACTAAAATAACGTAGAGGATCTCCATTTTtatcttcaaatatttttttttttctatttacttGCTCAAACTAAATACCCAGCCTATAATAAATCGGTTTACTGAAAATGTTAACAGAGCATTTTTAAACTAAGCCTATGAACtccttttacttttacttttctttCGCAAAGTATTTCTATATACAATTTAGAATCAGAAgcggttttggtaaaaaaaaaatagcaaaatattatatcattattttcaCGCTTTTGTATGAATCGAACAAAGAGTAAACTTTGAAAGTAAAATCAGAATTTCTCATGATACTGATAAGAATAAGCCCTTCCTTTTGAGACATGTTTTTCTAAAACTTCTTATAATTTCGAATACTGTAACATATAATTGATTTTAGCTGGAAGACGGCGCCTCCCCGCCGCAAGGTGCCTGGGTGGACATATCAGTGGCGGGCCACAGTCAGTCTGGGCCGACCAAAGAAGCACCCGCGTTAAAGGAATTACTAGCTTCCTTGCCGCCGCATGCGGCACCAGCCGCTACTGGATGGGGCGTTGATTTACATTTATATAGAGTGTAGTGAGTTTTAAAGACATGATTGTGACTAATGGCGGGCACGACCATCAGACATGAGAATTTGACATAGAAGATTGTGATTCAGACATTATGATAGTGAATGACGAACAACATCTCGGCGAtgtttattgataaattaagaAACTTTTCATATTATACCACGCCGACATTGATTTCGCTACATTAACTTGCCCCGTGGAGAGGTAGAGACGTGCGGGTCACTGAAAGCCCACGGCCAGTCTGTGCCATGCAAAGAGGCGCCCTCGTGAAAGAGTTCCTCACTGCCTCGCCTTACCGTCTTACGCGCACGTTGCTTCGAAGTATTAGTGTAACTAAAATAAGCAACGAGGATTCAATATTTCATAGTGATTATAGTGAGTCTTAAAACTCTAAGCACCATGGAATGGAACAAACTAAAATACTGTAGCGGCAAGCTATGCGGGCTGCCGGTGGCCCATAAGAATACAGCATGAACGCAGGGTATTATGCACATTTAGGAACTTTGCCGACAAGTTGTTAAGAATGGTTAAAACATTACGACTGTGATagataaataatatcaatacaAAATAACTTGTTAACGAAAAGGATAACGTAGGTTGTAATTTACAAAGcacatagaaaatactaaataaaaaaaacaaaatttaagttattttagtgCTTAATAACGTTATGCTTTTGACAAAATTGTAAGTAAGAAAGCTATTTTAGGTGAtactgtaaatgtaaatattggTACTATCTATTTGGTGCACTCTGTTGattttgtattgtaatacaATAGGGACATTGACTGACAAATCtaatcaaatttttaaattttagaactgtcaaaacgataaGGAAGGCAGTGTAATGTCAAATTAACTACTTTTTGTAGTTctcgattttttaaatacttttttttttcgataatcATTGCGGTTTACGATTTTCCTGtggtttttcaatgtcaaatAAGTCAGATAATTTATTTGCTTTAGGTATATAAGTATACATGCAagtataggtacaataaaatactatttaggtacatttgaatataatttacattattatttacaaaaatatgttattaattACATCCGCACTTGATCAATCAAAGTTAAGTGAATGAACTAAATTAAACTatcctttttaaataaaaagtaacaatgaacaataaaatatgtcaatttaaattaaaataaataatttgaatatgtCTAATCTAGTACATTTGCAAAATATTCATCAAATGTATAATAAGGTCTGCTTAAAAAATATTGCTTCAGTTTTCCGATTTCGTGTATAAGCTGCCTTGTGggcttaaattataaatttgaatactAAGAATGGGGGTCAATCCTAAATTCCCATTGGTTTCCCAGTGGTCTATGTCGTACGAAGTCAGTTTTTTTATGTGACTCATATAGATcccacattttttatataaaaatttaagtGACGATGCTTTCTGTAATGTCTTTATTGCAATTTTAACTAGTACTTATACCCAACAGCCTAACACAATGGCGGGCCAGGCTTTTAATTAGTGTAACTAATTAGGTTAAAAGTATGATAGGTATCTCTTTTTCTGATTGATAGATACATCCGCAATCTGTTTATATCGATGGGCCTATCACATACCACCACGCCTTTATCTTGTTCCGTAGCCTTTACTTCgcgataataaaatatttaggaTGGTAACATTGGCGTATAAAGCTCCATTGACAGTTCGTATTTGACACTTCGCTTCTGTCACTCCTGTCAGTTGGGCGGTTTCCTACCGTGCTTTGTGTAGCGTTTGCCGTGTAAAgtgtaaataaaactaataaaatgaTTGTTAGAATATCGTCCCTTTTTCTATTTGTATTAATATCGTCTACAAACTGTGATAGAGACGTTGAAGTCCGTTCAGAAGAAGATGTTGGCGTAAAATACGCAAATCGTTGCGAAGTTTGCAAGATTTTAACCACCGAATTGCAAGCAAGACTTGAAGAAACCGGCAAAATTCACGATGTCATCGAAATTGGATATTCTCTTGACGATGTCCAGCCGAAGAAGAGAACTAAATATGAAAAATCCGAGTTAAGATTGATCGAATCTCTTGAAGGAGTCTGTGACAGGATTTTAGAGTACAATATGCATAAAGAACGAGAAGATAGCACCAGATTCGCCAAAGGTATGAGCCAGACGTTCAAAACTCTTCATGGATTAGTAGATAAAGGAGTCAAAGTAGATCTTGGCATTCCACTTGAGTTGTGGGACAAACCATCGGCAGAAATCACTCACATGAAGACCCAGTGTGAAAGCCTGCTGGAAGAAAATGAAAGTGTTGTTGAGGACTGGTACTGGAACCATCAGGGGACTGTGGATCTAATGAACTATTTCTGCACTAAAAATGCCCTGCGGGGAACCGATGATTCCTGCCTCTATGAGAAGgtgccagaaaaaaatactaaggGAGACAAATCTGaactttgattttaatatattgtaggaaaATTGATCAAATaatcttttataataataaacaaaatatgatTAGATTTGAGTGTTTAATTCTACCTATGTGTTTGTAAGTCAGCTCATCATCAAATATGATAAATGGGTTTTATCTTATTTGATTATGTCACCcccatttttaaaaataaaatcacactTTTGCCGtcacttaacacattcactgccgggaacccacctggtgggcgctcgtgaactttgttcagatgccggacaacccacTGGGCAGGTTTTGtatgcagctatagaccactggtttctggggtagtgcgccaaTTTAAATTAACCAGTTTGTATAAATCTTTAGCTGTTTTAGACAAATGGTGTGCTATAATATCAGTACATGTATGTGCATgcaatatataaattttatgtttaattacAAAAGGTTGCCTTTCTGCTTAGTTTCTGATACATTCCTTCATAATGTGAGTAGCATCTTCTCTTATCTGTCATTCCATTCAATTTTGTGAAACACTGTAATCTTGTGCATCAAGAAAGCAAATTAAGCAAAGATATTAAGTGGAATGTTTCCACATTGAAGTCAGGGCTGTTATAATGTCTAGAGTTTCCACTAAACAGCTAGTATGGTGTGGGGACTAAGGTTGaagtacttataatttatagtacagtcagcgtcaaatactttgtagcaaccaaagtagccaaatagttcggtacaccatatatttagtatggtgtaccgaactatttggccactttgactgctacaaagtatttgatgctgactgtacaattggAAATCTCTCTGCTCACACTGATTGCATGTATTATTATGGTATAGAGACCTGTAGGTCatctttaaccttttcgccgccacttcaatgaagtaataaagtgtcatcTCATCAACACCACGTCAATTACACATATACAAACCTGACtaaaaccacgacttgatatgcAGTTGTGGActgtggggcacgaaatgtatTGACTTGATATCAAGTCAAAGGCGGCCAAAAGGTTAacatttacaataatattactCTTTTACACAACTCTCCAACACATGTTGGGATAGTTAGTATAAAACTGTGCTATCAGTTTAGATATGAACGGAGTATGAGTGTGTATAATAGATAATATTTCCTCTGCCACCATGACCAGAAGTTGcatgataaaaatgtttgttttgatATAAAGTGACTATAAGTAATGAGACTAATGAGTGTaatctaattatattttaaatgagagcttaccacattcactgccgggaacccacctggtgggcgctcgtgaactttgttcagatgccggacaaagcgggttgttttgtacgcagctatagaccaccggtttctggggtagtaagccgttttttgtctggcgaTAACTTTGCAATGGCCTTATAGGGTATCATGTAattctgtatatgttatattataagaaTTCTGTACTAACTAGAGCAATAAAGTTCTTTATTCTAATTTAGGACTCCcaaagcttattttatatatggtaATTAAATAGATTAGTTCCCGATTCGCCGCTTAGTCAGATTGTGACATACTTACTAAAGTAAATTCGGTAAAACAATAATCAGGTGACCGGAAACAAATCATTAAAGTATACCAATtgtgctagttttttttttttataccacgacggtaaCAATCAAGCGTatggtccgcctgatggtaagcagacaccgtagcctatggacaccggcaacttcagaggtgttacgcatgcgcgttgccgaccctttaaaaatctgaacactccttttttgaagaacctcatactgtagaccctcggggaaacctcggcaggtagtaacctatgaatgttttttttattttttaataacttagATTTTATCTATcatgtcacttttttttttcaataaataatagcaATGTTATGATTCATAACTACAtgaataatgaattatttatagcATACTGGGTGTAAGGTACCCACATAGTAGGGTAGGTTTAAGGTGGAGCTGTTAGTGTGTAGATGGCCTTAGTTTAAAACTTATAAGttattggggaaaaaaaataggtaagtagCTTAAAAAAAGAATAGTTTTCGGTGCTGTTTGTGTTCGGTAACATCATCTTCAAGTGTATAGGTTGTAATTTATTTACGATTCTATTCACTGGATTATTTGATGTAAGTAGATAGGTAGTTAAGGTAGGGTACAATAATATCAGAGAGTGCATATTAATGACATTAGGGTATTATAAACACTACAGTAAAATGTTAGAAATTACCTATTATGAGTAATTTTACTGATACAgtcaaatatgtatacatttttttaccgtattgtaatggattaaggtgaagaaatgtatatatatttatgaacttgactgtacctagcaATAATTTTTTAGACCTAATGCTAGGTATGCACTAGCACTCAATAACTGacttagggcctacgctagctgacgcggacgcccgccgcgtgcgcacgcacgcgggtgctatttgtaggtgtaATCCGCCgaacgcgtccgcttcagttagcgttgctcatactatttttcgttaacccgctcgtccgctccgtgcacccgcgtcagctagcgtaggcatTACTAAGtgtacaatcgccatcagatatataggaGCAGCCagggtgctcacaaatatctgaacacgcctctattgtaaAAGCagtagagtgcgtgttcagatatttttgagcacatcAGCCGCtcggatatatctgatggcgactgtacatacaggTTGCTTGAGATATCACAAGATTTTCTCGGTTCTATTTTTCTGGTTGTTTAACACAGGTATACAGGAAGTATATGACTCCCAAGGGAGTTGCGTGCTTTATTTGTAATCTACTatcatt is part of the Cydia pomonella isolate Wapato2018A chromosome 18, ilCydPomo1, whole genome shotgun sequence genome and harbors:
- the LOC133527866 gene encoding endoplasmic reticulum metallopeptidase 1-like encodes the protein MEKVKENILIREPLSLRWLVLGALSCALAAFALLAAGDLLPEPLTQAAEPTSFIAENAHKHLVTLTSIGPRVAGSYENEVLAVGVLVGALREIAAGASPHHILEIDVHTASGAFSLSFLDGMNNVYRDVQSVVARLSARGGRPPPASRRNALLINCHFDTVPDSPGASDDGAGCAVGLETLRALAAAPAPHPHDVLLLLNGAEENIMQASHAFITTHKWAPSVRAFINVEACGAGGREVLFQAGPHDPWIMEVYAHSVPHPFASSLAQEIFESGLIPADTDFRVFRDFGNLSGVDLAWSANGYVYHTRLDTADRAPPSTLQRTGDNVLALAKGLLQSGRLSRKVEHTSGQPVFFDALGVGVVLLRSHTAVAVAIAAVAAAVLRVKLHAGLARDELYMKPGEWPRLVVTALARGVLGALCGLGWAAASGAGLHMLSPLAFYSHPWLLAPLYAVPAVAVAWLATLRLTRRCAPALRGPAGGARARLAGDALCAAWAALLLLCTLRALRSGLTRRCAPALRGPAGGGARAARGGRAVRRLGRAAAAVHAAGAALGVSTVAVAWLATLRLTRRCAPALRGPAGGARARLAGDALCAAWAALLLLCTLRALRSGLADAAVRAGAARPGGRGARAARGGRAVRRLGRAAAAVHAAGAALGVSTVAVAWLATLRLTRRCAPALRGPAGGARARLAGDALCAAWAALLLLCTLRALRSGGSLAGHAEADAAVRAGAARPGGRGARAARGGRAVRRLGRAAAAVHAAGAALGVSTVAVAWLATLRLTRRCAPALRGPAGGARARLAGDALCAAWAALLLLCMLRALRSGFLPALWTVGLATSGIVAYSLRLRGGAALLCWSVGAALPALQTGYVALDALAMFVPIMGRAGPVPHDIVMGVISASLAMAACCWLLPLVAVARKPHRLAAAMLALQAVTFAAVLLTPLGNPYSPTRPQRLMVFHTRRTDHVTGKQENLFWMPDLDSNSPHSLDPYVAAFKSAVATSGAECLRWVYCGAPYYLPARAVVPRGHAAPAPAPPLTTLDVQLDLHRNPDVLTMNVTGPSHVVVILSPVEGVKVSHYTASGAGGGVPETAEPWGSRETYFLALHDARLPAPWHLTFDLELEDGASPPQGAWVDISVAGHSQSGPTKEAPALKELLASLPPHAAPAATGWGVDLHLYRV
- the LOC133528009 gene encoding protein canopy homolog 4, which produces MIVRISSLFLFVLISSTNCDRDVEVRSEEDVGVKYANRCEVCKILTTELQARLEETGKIHDVIEIGYSLDDVQPKKRTKYEKSELRLIESLEGVCDRILEYNMHKEREDSTRFAKGMSQTFKTLHGLVDKGVKVDLGIPLELWDKPSAEITHMKTQCESLLEENESVVEDWYWNHQGTVDLMNYFCTKNALRGTDDSCLYEKVPEKNTKGDKSEL